GCGGACTGCCTCATCTatggcaaaattaatttgctcCACTCCCAGTTAAAGTGTCATGTGTGGCATTTCCTTGAATGATGCAGGACATCACAACAGTAGCCCACACTGGGAAATTTGTGTTGGGGCTGGTAGGTGTCCTATGTTGGCATAATAAGTTTTTGCCAAGTATAATGCAATGAAAGTGCAGGCATTTGACCTCCTCCTGCCATTCATTGTAGCCTGCGAAACAgactgtggaaaaaaaaaaaaagaaatttgcagCCTGCAATGTTCACTGATGTTATGTTGATGTTTTGATTTACTTCTTGTGCTGAGTGATTTCTTGATCTTGGCATTGTGGCTGTTGTGGATGTTGCTGTTGACATTCTTGTTGTTGTCCTTGTGTTCTTATACTCGAAGGTTGTGGGACAGTGACGTTAGCTAAAACATGATCTACAAACTTTTCCCATCCATCCGATTCTTAGAAAATAGGTTGTCTTGAATTGACCTTCTGAGCGTCAGGTTTCGCATGTAGTGTCACGTGACTTGCGATGTAAACAAACCTCCAAAGTTCGGACATTGGTTTCACCCACGTGTACGAACTTCTAGTCGCTACTTCAAGTTTCCGTTGACATAGCCGGTTTTTCGCATGACCTATAGTCTTTAAAAATCCGAATATCGAATAGAACATCCGTTCTTCCCACGTACTGTACGTGGTCGGACCGCGAGTCGCATATTTTGGCGAAAAAAACAACCGAAAGTTCGATTCCCATGTAGGAGGCAATAAACGAAATGGTTACGACAAAAAGATGTGCTTATGGTACTTGTAGAAACGATTCCCGATACCCCCAGTcttggaaaagaaattccAATGATGATCCAGTTaagtttttccattttcctgGCGCAGTTAGACAAAATGAGAGACGGCAAAGGTGGATTACTGCATGTCATCGCGGTGACTCGTTCGTTTGTACGAAGGATAGTTACATTTGCAGTATACACTTTGTTGGTGGAAATGGTCCTACAAAACAGTATCCCGATCCAATATCAGCTGTTGCCAGTAAAGAAAAGGTAAGGCTGTCGGTTCTTCTGTTTACAACACTATTTGTCAACTATTTGTCATTTGAAATATTGCATGCCGTGCGTAGGTGATGCGACTCAATCGCAAACGAAAACCATCTGATGAACGTGAAGCAGACGAAGAcagaaggaagaaaatttGCCTTGAACGATCTGCGGCGAAAACCCTATTGACCCTTCATCGCCGTACTGGTAAATCAAGAGAGGAACACGAAGCTGCCGGGACCCTTTTAGATCTGTCCTTAGAGTCACTTGTTAGTGTACAAGAAGCTGAAATCGAAGGCTTACAAGAAATGGAGGAGCAGATCGTCGACCAGTCTCCTGAACCATTCGACTCCAATGTTGACCGCGACACACAaactgataaaaaaatgctgagaGAATGCGCTACGCAAGTAAGGCATCTTCAACGTTTAACGCATTTTCATAAAGGTTTGCACCTAAATTATTTACGCTGAATTTATGCTTAAAACTGACGTagcgattttttttatttttttgataaaCTATATGCTAGACTTCAGGTACTGACAAACTGATGAAGTCTTTATTTAGGAAGAAAGTCATGGACCCGCGGAAAACCAACCACTACACAGGTACACTCACTCTAAATACACTCGGACACGaacataaaaacaaatgaaatttacgTGAATGACCCTACCAATGAAGCAATGAAGCATCGGCAGAACAGTTATTCTATTATCTGATCTCTGATATTGCAGGTATGACCAAGGATTGTCTTGAGCTGATTTACGATCAAGTCAAAGAAAAGAGTCAGCGCATGAACGTATGGAAAGGTTCACGAAAAACAAAGACTGGAAAGCTCCAGGACAAGTACATCGAGGTAGTCTATTTCAGATATTAGTTTTCTTGACTTATAAATCTGTTATCTAGTCCCAGTGTTACCATGCATGTCCAAAACAACAATGTGCTTGACATATGGTATGTTATTACACTCTTttccagaaaagaaaacagctgGCCAAGCTGACAGCCAAAGAACAATTTGTGTTTACTCTCGTTAGACTAAGAAGGAACCCAAGTCTTGAAATGCTGTGTGATATCTTCGGTATTACTACAGGGACTGGAAGCAGAATATTTATAACTTggattttatttcttgaaaaggagTTGGGGTTTCTTTTACCTTTCTCAACAACGGAGGAATTGAAAGAGATATCCAAACCAAATTGCTTCAAAAAGGATTGCTTTAAAAATCTGAGAGCAATAATAGATTGTACAGAATTCTACATTGAAAAACCAGGTAAACCTTCCAGCCAAAGATCTACCTACAGTCAATACAAGTCCTCAAATACATTTAAGTTACTTATTTCAATGTCTCCTActttgcattttaattttgtctcaAAATTGTACAGTGGAAGTATCAGCGACAAGGAGATTGTAAATGTCAGTGGTTTCCTTGAAAAACTGAACCCAGGTGATGCTGTAATGGCTGATAAGGGCTTTAACTTCCAAGATCATTTGGCTTTACATAACACTGTACTAATTGCACCCCCTATGATGCGCAAGAATAATGTATCTGCACGAGCATCGACTGCCACAAGACGAGTTGCAACATCAAGGGTTCATATTGAGCGCATGATCAGACAACTGAAATTGTTTAACTTCGTTAGAGGAGTTATTCCTCTTTCATGTAAGCCATATGTTAGTTCTGTTGTTACCGTCTGTGCAATACTGGTAAATTTACAACCatcaataataaaacaaaaataatcaaGTGTATAATCA
The DNA window shown above is from Acropora palmata chromosome 7, jaAcrPala1.3, whole genome shotgun sequence and carries:
- the LOC141887166 gene encoding uncharacterized protein LOC141887166, producing MVTTKRCAYGTCRNDSRYPQSWKRNSNDDPVKFFHFPGAVRQNERRQRWITACHRGDSFVCTKDSYICSIHFVGGNGPTKQYPDPISAVASKEKVMRLNRKRKPSDEREADEDRRKKICLERSAAKTLLTLHRRTGKSREEHEAAGTLLDLSLESLVSVQEAEIEGLQEMEEQIVDQSPEPFDSNVDRDTQTDKKMLRECATQVRHLQRLTHFHKGMTKDCLELIYDQVKEKSQRMNVWKGSRKTKTGKLQDKYIEKRKQLAKLTAKEQFVFTLVRLRRNPSLEMLCDIFGITTGTGSRIFITWILFLEKELGFLLPFSTTEELKEISKPNCFKKDCFKNLRAIIDCTEFYIEKPGKPSSQRSTYSQYKSSNTFKLLISMSPTLHFNFVSKLYSGSISDKEIVNVSGFLEKLNPGDAVMADKGFNFQDHLALHNTVLIAPPMMRKNNVSARASTATRRVATSRVHIERMIRQLKLFNFVRGVIPLSCKPYVSSVVTVCAILVNLQPSIIKQK